TTAACAATCTAAGAAATTGAGCAGGAGAGACAGGACTCGAACCTGCAACCTACGGTTTTGGAGACCGTTGCTCTACCAATTGAGCCACTCTCCTGTCTATACTTCATTTCTTATTTTGTTTCCTTGTGCACGACATGTTTATTGCAATTAGGACAATATTTCTTGAACTCGACGCGTGCTGGATGCAAACGCTTATTCTTTTTTGTCGAATAATTGCGATGTTTGCATTCCGTACACTCAAGTGTGATTATCTCACGCATAAATCACCGCCGAACCTTTACTCGATGATCTCAGTAACAACACCAGCACCAACAGTATGGCCACCTTCGCGAATAGCGAAACGCAGCTCCTGCTCCATGGCGATGGGCTGTATCAACTCGATCGTTAAGTTTACATTATCTCCAGGCATGA
The Candidatus Neomarinimicrobiota bacterium DNA segment above includes these coding regions:
- the tuf gene encoding elongation factor Tu (EF-Tu; promotes GTP-dependent binding of aminoacyl-tRNA to the A-site of ribosomes during protein biosynthesis; when the tRNA anticodon matches the mRNA codon, GTP hydrolysis results; the inactive EF-Tu-GDP leaves the ribosome and release of GDP is promoted by elongation factor Ts; many prokaryotes have two copies of the gene encoding EF-Tu) is translated as MPGDNVNLTIELIQPIAMEQELRFAIREGGHTVGAGVVTEIIE
- the rpmG gene encoding 50S ribosomal protein L33, with product MREIITLECTECKHRNYSTKKNKRLHPARVEFKKYCPNCNKHVVHKETK